The nucleotide sequence CTTCCATGGTCCACCTCTTTCCTTAGCAAAGAAATTAAATACAAAAGAGAAAAAACAGAGATAATTGTTTATTGTGTTGTTATTTGCTTCTATTAGCAATTACAATGGCCAAGTTGTATTGCATGCATGTCCAGACTTGAAGAAGATGCATGATGTGGTTTATGATTTTGTGACGCTGAGAAGGATAACGATTATCCTGCAGGTAGATAAGAAGGGGATGAATCCTCATATAGCTAAAGCGGTATTTATATAAACTCTAGACCCTAAgactaaaaaagaaaaaaactccTAATATATGAATCGAAATTCCTATTTtgtagagaaagaaaagagatcttTCATAAGaggaaattttttaacaaaaatcctAATTAACAAAATAGGACGTTGATATAGATAAATCCTAATCCATATataccaaaaataccctaaataccataaaaatggaaattatcaaaaataataaaactatgTTCGCAGGCTCAGATGAGGGCCTAAACAGTGGATTTTGGATTGAAAACTGGTGGTTACAGTTCTTCGTAATAAATGTAGGTCTCTAAATTCCGCACGCAAGACCCCTGAGTCCAGAGTAAAAAGTTATGCCCTTTTGAAGTTCAAGGGATCCTATTGAGTTAGTCCTGCATCATTTTGTTTATGTTCAAATAATTTCATGGGATGGAAAATGTTCTAATGAAGGAAATCTTAGAATTGCATAAAACTCAATGAAGGGATGATCCCAAATAGCTAGGGCACATGATTGAGTTTTAGTTGCTAAAGCTTCAGCATTTAGGGCACTATCTCAACAAATCCAAGGAAGAGGGTAGCATGAAAGAGCACTAACTGTACACACCACTTCTGGAACCTTCTGCATAAATACCTTATATTTTTCGGTTCAAATGTAATCTAatcattcatattgtttgtatttgtttGTCTCTTACATATTAAGtgcttatttattttaatttatggtTAATATTTCTTGACTGACATATTGATAGAATCAGATAACATTAAATGTTTTCTTGATAATGACAGCATGAATCACATGTTTCCCCAAATTTAGTAATACATTGCATAGATCACGCAACCTAATTAACATCATCGTGTTTTGTATTATcactttcatttttcattcactctttAGATGGTATGCCTGTGATGAACTGGCTATCGGTCAATAACTACTTTGTGCTTGTACTCATACAACCATTGTTCTCATATGCTTGGTATGACAAGGTTGCTGTACTTGCTGCAAATATTCCTGCGATGTATGATCTACATTTTGGAGCCCCTATGGCTGGTGCTGTGCTCTGCACTCTCAATACACGGCATGACTCAGCAATGGTCTCCACTTTACTTAAGCATTCAGAGTCGAAAGTTTTATTTGTGGACTCTCACCTTCTTGACATTGCCCAAGGGGCACTAAAACTTCTTGCCGAATCAAATGCCAATCTTCCTACAATCATCATAATCTCAGATATGACTGACTCTGATGGTGCATTGGGTGGTGTCGATAGATCAACTATTCTAGAATATGAGACTCTTCTGCGAGATGCCTCTCCTAACTTTCAGATTCAATGGCCTATTGATGAATGTGACCCGATCTCGATAAACTATACTTCTGGCACTACATCAAGGCCTAAAGGAGTCATCTACAGCCACAGAGGTGGATACCTGAACGCAATTGCGACAATTCTTCTCAACGATATTACAACAGTGCCAGTATATCTATGGACAGTGCCTATGTTCCATTGCAATGGGTGGTGCCTTGCATGGGGCATAGCAGCTCAAGGCGGCACCAATATCTGCCTGAGAAATGTTAAAGCAAAGGCCATCTTTGACAGCATTTCTCTTCACAAGGTTACCCATCTGGGTGGTGCTCCGACGGTCCTCAACATGATCGTAAATGCTCCGATCACAGTGCGTAAGCCACTCCCTGGAAGAGTAAGCGTGATGACTGGTGCTGCACCTCCTCCGCCCCATGTCATGTCCGAGATGGAAGAGCTTGGTTTTTGCGTTACTCATCTTTACGGCCTTACTGAAACATACGGTCCAGCAACTGTTTGCACTTGGAAACCTGAGTGGGATGCATTACCTTTGGAAGAAAGAGCGAGGCTCAAGGCTCGCCAGGGACTTCATCACATCGGAATGGAGGAGGTTGATGTAAAAGATCCATACACGATGAAAAGCCTTCCTGCTGACGGCAAGACAATTGGTGAAGTGATGTTCCGGGGAAACACAGTGATGAACGGGTACTACAAGGATCTAAAGGCAACAACGGAGGCAATGAGCGGAGGATGGTTCCATAGTGGTGACCTTGGAGTCAGACAACCAGATGGCTATATCCAACTCAAGGACCGTTCAAAAGATATCATCATCTCAGGCGGTGAGAACATCAGCTCGATCGAGGTAGAATCCGTGCTTTTCAGCCACCCTGCAGTCCTCGAAGCAGCAGTAGTCGCGAGGCCAGATGACTACTGGGGTGAGACCCCTTGTGCTTTCGTCAAACTGAAGGATGGTGTTACCGTTACTACAGAGGAAATCATAACATTTTGTCGTGCTCGGTTGCCTCATTACATGGCTCCTCGAACAGTCGTGTTTGAAGATCTCCCCACGACTTCTACAGGCAAAACTCAAAAATTTTTGTTGAGGGAGAAAGCTAAGGCCATGGgaaccatatttaggaaaggaggGAGCAAGCTTTAATTTGCATCTTCTGCAACTAGTTCAAGGTAATGTTTTGATCCTTCAAAGATAATCAAGTGCATTGCCTTTTGTCATTTATATTGTATATTTTTCAAGGGGAGGCTTGAAGTAATTGTAAAGTTATTGCCATGTGATCAGGAGATTATGGGTTTGGGTCACGGAAATTGTTTTTTGTAAAGTAGGATAAGAATGCATACAATAGATCCTTTCCTAAGATTTCATATTTGCAAAGCAGGATAATACTGTTCACAAATATACTTTTTCCCAATAATCCAGTATTGACAGGTGCATTTTTATATTGTATATTTTTAACGATAAAATTGCTTGTGTAcctactagtaagatgcatgttGAATGAAATCTACCAATGCACTGTGTTCTTGATGATTTTTAACTGAATAGTTGTAGTAAAAAGGTGGGCGCTACTTCTCGATATTTTTCACAATCCATTCTAAAATTATATAAAGGAAGGTACATTACAAAGTTAATTTATAGTCAATCATCAAGTATTTTGGGGTGAGAAATGTTTGTTCTCAAGAACATTCATCGGTTAGGTTTTAATCCCAACATCACTATCATTGTAGTAAATTTACTATCCACTAGCCCTTTTGGCTGAATAGATGTTCTATAATTATAAAATCTATTTGGATTATCATTTCTGACATGATTCATGTTGGACAGATATTATAAGTTATcaaatgagcatttttatttggATTATTATCATTTGTTTTTAAAACCGGGTGTCCAGTAATTTAGATTATGAGCAAGGAACATCCAAATTAATATTGTTATTAATTTGAAAGAAAATCATTCTGATTTTAATCAAAGTTAAGGTGGAAGTGCATATTACTAAATTATTCGTGGTTAGCCAAAAAATCAAAAAGACATttctaattattaaaataatcaaAGCTGTCCATTTATAGAGGTAAATCATGAACTTAATTTATAGTTAATCACTAAA is from Zingiber officinale cultivar Zhangliang chromosome 7B, Zo_v1.1, whole genome shotgun sequence and encodes:
- the LOC122005941 gene encoding butanoate--CoA ligase AAE1-like, with amino-acid sequence MEGSIRSPANYLPLSPISFLERAAVVYAERASVVYGSTSYTWKQTRDRCLRLASALTALGVSRGDVVAVLAANIPAMYDLHFGAPMAGAVLCTLNTRHDSAMVSTLLKHSESKVLFVDSHLLDIAQGALKLLAESNANLPTIIIISDMTDSDGALGGVDRSTILEYETLLRDASPNFQIQWPIDECDPISINYTSGTTSRPKGVIYSHRGGYLNAIATILLNDITTVPVYLWTVPMFHCNGWCLAWGIAAQGGTNICLRNVKAKAIFDSISLHKVTHLGGAPTVLNMIVNAPITVRKPLPGRVSVMTGAAPPPPHVMSEMEELGFCVTHLYGLTETYGPATVCTWKPEWDALPLEERARLKARQGLHHIGMEEVDVKDPYTMKSLPADGKTIGEVMFRGNTVMNGYYKDLKATTEAMSGGWFHSGDLGVRQPDGYIQLKDRSKDIIISGGENISSIEVESVLFSHPAVLEAAVVARPDDYWGETPCAFVKLKDGVTVTTEEIITFCRARLPHYMAPRTVVFEDLPTTSTGKTQKFLLREKAKAMGTIFRKGGSKL